The following coding sequences are from one Buchnera aphidicola (Melaphis rhois) window:
- the dut gene encoding dUTP diphosphatase has translation MKINVDIKILDSRIDYEFFCPNYATKGSSGLDLKACITYDIDILPNTAVLLPTGVAIHIKNPLISALILPRSGLGHKCGIVLGNLVGLIDSDYQGQIMVSAWNRGTKSFKVTRGMRIAQIIFIPIIRPIFNFVKNFSDDNSTRKEQGFGHSGLK, from the coding sequence ATGAAAATTAATGTTGATATTAAAATTTTAGACTCTCGTATAGATTACGAGTTTTTTTGTCCTAATTACGCCACTAAAGGATCTTCAGGATTGGATTTGAAAGCTTGTATTACGTATGATATAGATATATTACCTAATACTGCTGTTTTATTACCTACTGGAGTAGCTATACATATAAAAAATCCACTCATTTCTGCTTTAATTTTACCAAGATCAGGTTTAGGTCATAAATGTGGTATTGTTTTAGGTAATTTAGTAGGTTTAATTGATTCTGATTATCAAGGGCAAATCATGGTATCTGCTTGGAATAGAGGTACTAAATCTTTTAAAGTAACTCGTGGTATGAGAATAGCTCAAATAATTTTTATTCCTATTATAAGACCTATATTTAATTTTGTAAAAAATTTTTCTGATGATAATAGTACAAGAAAAGAACAAGGATTTGGTCATTCTGGATTAAAATAA
- the rplI gene encoding 50S ribosomal protein L9 — MQIVLVTKIENVGNLGDIIHVKPGYARNFLIPFGKAIIATKSNIELILNKKKKLEQKLLEKLSLAKSRIDKINMIAQPIIIFSKSRKEGKLFGSVGPRDIAETLSNLSGIEVKKGEVHISEGLLREVGQYNVVFKPHHQVETIISINIISKDNNSLKQV; from the coding sequence ATGCAAATAGTTCTTGTTACTAAAATAGAAAATGTGGGAAATTTAGGTGACATAATACATGTAAAACCTGGTTATGCGAGAAATTTTTTAATACCTTTCGGAAAAGCAATAATAGCTACTAAGTCTAATATAGAATTAATTTTAAATAAGAAGAAAAAATTAGAACAAAAATTATTAGAAAAATTATCTTTAGCTAAATCTCGTATCGATAAAATTAATATGATTGCTCAACCAATTATTATATTTTCAAAATCTAGAAAAGAAGGCAAACTATTTGGTTCTGTTGGCCCACGAGACATCGCTGAAACATTATCTAATTTGAGTGGAATAGAAGTTAAAAAAGGAGAAGTTCACATTTCTGAAGGTTTGTTGCGAGAAGTTGGACAATATAATGTAGTATTTAAACCTCATCATCAAGTTGAAACAATTATTTCAATTAATATTATTTCTAAAGATAATAATTCTTTAAAACAGGTATAA
- the rpsR gene encoding 30S ribosomal protein S18 has protein sequence MARYFRRRKFCRFTADGIREIDYKDISVLKSYITESGKIVPSRITGTRAKYQRQLSRAIKRARYLSLLPYTDQH, from the coding sequence GTGGCACGTTATTTTCGTCGTCGTAAATTTTGTCGGTTTACTGCTGATGGAATTCGAGAAATAGATTACAAAGACATTTCTGTATTAAAAAGTTACATTACGGAAAGTGGGAAAATAGTTCCTAGTAGAATTACAGGTACTAGAGCAAAGTATCAACGCCAGTTATCTCGTGCTATTAAGCGTGCTCGTTATCTTTCTTTACTTCCATATACTGATCAACACTAA
- the rpsF gene encoding 30S ribosomal protein S6, whose amino-acid sequence MRNYEIILLVHPDHSEQIPSIIEQYKKLIFNDQGKIHRFEDWGKRQLAYSINKLQKAHYILMNIEVNIIVIKELSDKFRFNDFIIRNIIMFVKKPISEASPMMRIRENKRLELEVN is encoded by the coding sequence GTGAGGAATTACGAAATAATATTGCTTGTTCATCCTGATCATAGCGAACAGATTCCGAGTATTATTGAGCAATATAAAAAATTAATTTTTAATGATCAAGGCAAGATCCACAGATTTGAGGATTGGGGGAAACGTCAATTAGCGTATTCTATTAATAAATTGCAAAAAGCGCATTATATATTAATGAATATTGAAGTAAACATAATTGTTATAAAAGAATTATCTGATAAATTCCGATTTAATGATTTTATAATACGAAATATTATTATGTTCGTTAAAAAACCGATATCAGAAGCATCTCCAATGATGCGAATTCGAGAAAACAAACGATTAGAACTTGAAGTAAATTAA